The Sciurus carolinensis chromosome 18, mSciCar1.2, whole genome shotgun sequence genome contains a region encoding:
- the Dexi gene encoding dexamethasone-induced protein — protein MPGARVAAHLDSLGPLVSYVQPPLLPSMFYVGLFFVNVLILYYAFLMEYIVLNVGLVFLPEDLDQALVDLGVLSDPGSGLYDTDSELDVFDGYLE, from the coding sequence ATGCCCGGCGCGCGGGTCGCAGCCCACCTGGACTCTCTGGGCCCCCTGGTGTCCTACGTGCAGCCGCCGCTGCTGCCCTCTATGTTCTACGTGGGCCTGTTCTTCGTCAATGTGCTGATCCTGTACTACGCCTTCCTCATGGAGTACATCGTCCTCAACGTGGGCCTCGTCTTCCTGCCCGAGGACTTGGACCAAGCGCTCGTGGACCTCGGCGTGCTCTCTGACCCCGGCTCCGGCCTCTACGATACCGACTCGGAGCTCGACGTCTTCGATGGATACCTGGAGTAG